TTAGCCAGCCCTACACGAGCGGGTTCGAGTCCAGAATTACCGAACAGGTCGACGGGCTGTTGTCGGGGCTGTACAGCGACTCGTTGTTCGGCGGGTACAGCGTTCCCTCGCCCAACGTTTCGCTGGGACCGCTCGGTTCGATGACGGTGCCGATCGAGCGCCCGATCGAAACCGTCGACGAGTACATCGACCTGCTGCTCGAGCGTGCCCACGACAACCTCGATATGCCGACCGATCTCCGGACCGTTCTCGAGTCGAACATCCACCGGGACGGCGACCGGATCGTTCACCACGGCGTCACCTACGAATCGCTCGAGGATCTGGTCTACTACGGAAGCTGTTATCCGCTCTCGAACGACGACGATATGCGGTTCCACACCGATCTCCGTCGGATGTTACCCTATCGGTCGCCGTTTCTCGATAACCGGCTGCTGGATCTCTCGCTGTCGATGCCGCCCCGGTATCGCCTTCGACGGGACCTCGTCGGACAGGCCGTTACTCGGCTGGATCCCGACCTCGCAGCGATTCCACACGCCAGTACCGGGGTCTCGCTCTCGCGGTCGTTCCCGGTCGAGTACGCCGGCGAACACTTCCTCGAGTTCTGGCGCAAGCACGTGACCAACCGAACACCCCCGAAACCGTATCTGACCGACGGCCCCTGGCTGGACGACGCGGAGTTGCTTCGTTCCTTCGAGTTCACGAACGACGTCCTCGATCAGCGGGGCCATCTGGCGGATGCGTTTCCCGGGCCAGACGCGGACGCGATCCGAGAGCTGTACCACACCCACTGCCACGACGAGGATCGTGTCGGTGAGCTCTACACGCTGTTGACGGTGTTGACGATGCCTGTAACCGAATACCTTACCGACGTTCCCGAGTCGAACCGAGCGGAGACGATCGATCTTCTCTCCCGACAGTCGCAGGTGATCGACGTTGAGTGACGAACGCGACGCGGTCGTCGTCACCGCCTCCCGGTACCCCCACGGATACACGTCGGTCCGCTCGCTCGGATCGAAGGGCGTATACACGATCGCCGCGGTCGACGACACCGACCTGAGCGTGACGGCATCGCGGTACTGCGACGAGTCCGTCCTCGTGCCGCCGCCGAGCAATCTGCCGGCCTACAGGGACGCGCTGCTCGGACTGGCCGCCCGTCCGGACGTTCGCACCATCATCCCCCATCGCCCGCACGACACGTACATCCTCTCGCGGGATTACGAGGCGTTCGATCGCCACATCGACCTCGTCGTGCCGCCGATGGAGACCCTCCGGAACGTCCACGACCGCAAGCGGCTCGCGGAGATCGCGACCGACGCGGGCGTGGCGATTCCGGAGACGCAACTGCTCTCGGAGGTCGAGGACTGGAGCGACAACCGGATCGTCAAGTCGCGGTACAACCTGTTGACCGACGCCTATCTCGAGGAGTTCGAACTCGAGGACTCGAAGATCGCGAAATCGGTCGAGCACATCGCGCCGGGGGAGACTCCGGACGTCGACGCGCTGATCGAGAAGATGGGCCACGAGCCGATCGTCCAGGAGTACGTCGAGGGCGCCGGCGAGTACGTGTTCGGTGCGCTGTACGAACACGGCGAGGCGCTTGGCACCTTCCAGCACCGTCAGCTCCGGGGTGACTCCTACACCGGCAGCGGCGGCGTCTACCGGGAATCGGTCCATATCCCCGAACTCGAGGAGGCGGGGCTGGCGATCCTCGACGAACTCGAGTGGCACGGGCTGGCCTGCATCGAGTACATCGAGGACGCAGAGACCGGCGAGTTCTCGATCGTCGAGATCAACCCGCGGATGTGGCAGTCGCTCGCGTGTGCGGTCAAGGCGGGCGCCGACTTCCCGGCCTGGTACTGGCTCGCCGCGACGGGCCGCAGCGAACTGATCGAACCCGGCTACGAGACCGGGGTCAGCACCCACTACCTCTACGGCGAGCTCGAACACCTCGTCAGCGTCGCTCGCGAGGAATCCCCGTTCGTCGAACGACCCTCGCTGGCGGGCCGGACCGGCGAAATCGCCAGATCGTGTGTCGAAGACCGGTCGTTCGACGTCCTCCACCGCGACGATCCGATGCCGATCGTCCGCCAGGTCCGCAATGAGATCGAGGACGCTGTCGGTCGAAGACTGGGCTGATCGGCTTTGGGGGGAACCGAACAGACCGTCGCTCAGATGTAGTTGCTCTCGCTCTCGTAGACCGAGGGATCGTCCCTGAACTTCTCGGCGACCGTCTCGAGGGTGACGAAGCGGGCGTTCTCGTGGCCCTTGACGTACTGGATGAACTCCTCGAACAACGGGATCATGTGGGGAAGCCCGTGAAGGTCGGGGTGGATCGTGAAGGTGTAGACGCCCGCGCCCCGACGGTTGTGGAGGTAGTCGAACTGTCGCTTGTAGTACTGCTCGTACATCATCTCCGGATCCTTGTAGCCGGCGTGGTAGATCGGCTGCTTGATGAACAACATTGGAGGAATGTCGTCGCGATACCAGCTGATCGGGATCTCGACGACGTCGGTTTCCTCGCCGTACCGGTACGGCTCCATCCACGCCTCCGGACTCTTGTCGTAGTCGATCTTCTCCCAGCTGTCTCCCTTGCGCATCCAGCCCGGTTCGAACTGCCGTTCCATCAGGCTGCTGTCGTACTCGAAGCCGTGCTTCTCGACGAGGTCGGGGGTGTTCTCGCTGAACTCCCACCAGCTGGCCCGATGTCCGACCGGCTCCGAGCCGGTGACGTCCTCGATCAGGTCGATCGAGACCTCGAGAATCTCGTCTTCCTGCTCCCGGGAGAGATCGGTCGGGTTCTCGTGGGAGTAGCCGTGCACCCCGAGCTCGTGGCCCGCGGCCGCGACCGCCTCGATCTCGTCCCGAAACGTCTCGATCGTGTGGCCGGGGACGTACCACGACGTCTCGATGTCTTGCTCCTCGAACAGCTCGAGCATCCGGGGGATCCCCTCGTTGCCGGCCGACAGGCCACGGGAGAGATCCGCGGGCGAGTCCTCGCCACCGTAGGAGCCGAGCCAGCCGGCGACACAGTCCGCGTCGACGCCGATTGCTACGTCAACAGTACCCATAGTTCGTTCGAAGCGGCCACCGACCAGGAGTAAGGAACTAGGGGCTGCACATGCGCAACCGACCGCAGATTCATTCGGCGGCCGGCGACAACCCCATCAGGCTCGGGCCGAAGCTCCGGTATGGAACCGACGGAGTCGACGACTGACGAGCCGGCACTGCTCGAGGACGCTCCACTCGAGATACCCGCCGAACGCGAGGCGGCGACGTTCGGGGTGGGCTGTTTTTGGGGTCCCGACGCCCGCTTCGGCGCGCTCGAGGGGGTTGCCCGAACTCGGGTCGGCTACGCGGGCGGGACCGAACCCGATCCGACCTACTACTCGCTCGGCGATCACACCGAAGTCGTCCGGATCGCGTACGATCCGGACGTCGTCACCTACGAGGAGCTTCTCGAGACGTTCTGGGCGAGCCACGACTGGCACTCCGCGGCGCCGAAACGACAGTACCGAAGCGTCGTCCTCGCTCACGACGACGAACAGTACGAACTCGCGTGTCGGGGATGGGACGCGGTCGCCGATCGAACCGGTCGGACGCCGGCTACCGACGTCGAACGGCTCGGGGCGTTCTACTCGGCCGAGCCGTCCCACCAGAAGTACGAACTCCGCTCCCGACCGGTCGTCGGCGACGAACTCGAGACGCTGTACGGCGAGGCGTTCGTCGATTCGACGGTCGTCGCTCGACTCAACGGATTCGCAGCCGGTCACGGTGATCGGAGCCGATACGACGCGTTGCTGGCCGCTCTCGATCTCCCGGCGCCGCTCGTCGCTGAACTCCAGCGGTGGCGCTGAATCCGTTGCCCTCGAAGCCGATCTAAACCTATTCATAGGGTGAGGCGTCTACCCGTGTGTGTGGAACGAACGGATCCGAGTTCGTGGCAGCGGGATTTCGGACGAGGACTCGTCGTCATCGTTCCGATTCTCATCACGGCGTTTCTGCTCTACGTGCTCTACTCGTTCGTCTCGACGTTCGTACCGACGATGATGCTCGACGGGGCAGCGCTCGAGCCGTTCCTCCCTGGCGTCGGCGATCGCGCCCGCGAAATCGTGGCGGGGCTGTTGCGGATCGTCGTCGTGCTCTCGATCGGCTGTGCGCTGATGTACCTGCTGGGCTACCTCGCCCGAACGACGGCCGGAGAGCTGTTCGAGGCCTGGCTCGATCGAGCTGCGAACCGCGTTCCGGGGCTGCGGCTCGTTTACAACGCCTCGAAGACGACGACCGAGGTGACGGTCGGCTCCGAGTCAGTGCAGGGACCGGTCAAACTCGAGATCTGGCGCGGAATCCGGATGACTGCGTTCAAGACCGGCCAACAGGCCGCAGACGAGCGGGTCCTGCTGTTCCTGCCGACAGCCCCGAACATCTCGACCGGGTTCGTCCTCGAGGTCGATCCCGAGGACGTCACCGAACTCGAGGAAAGCACCGAGTCGGCGCTGACGCGGATCATCAGCGCCGGGTTCGGCGGGGAGGAGGAAGCCGAGACCGGCCGCCACGGGGATGGAAGCCGGTCGAAGCGCCGTCCGGACCCCTAACGCGATCGGTCACCGGCGACGTCGACCGTCAGGGTCGTCCGGTGCTCTCGGGCTTTTCGGGGAGGTGTCGGTACTGCGCCAGTTCTCCGTCCTCGACGAGGACGAGGAGCACGTCCCGCTCTGTGACCTCGTCGAACTCGGCGACGTCGACGACGAGCTGATCGACCACCCGGTTGTCTTCCTCGAGCAGGAGCACGACGTGGCGCCCGTCCACGATACGGTCGACGACGCCGACGTACTGCTCGACGCCTTCGTTTGCGGTGGAAGTCGATCGCGCGCCGACAGTGTTCGCTCCGACGATCGAGGCAGCCGTGAGTCCGCCCATCGCTTTGAGTGCGGTTCGTCGTGACAGGGATCGGTCAACTGTCATACCCCGGTTGGCCGCGGTTTCGTATATAAGTTCACGGACCGTCGTGAACGGGATCCGAGGCGAGACGAACCGATTCGAGCACCTTTGATTACCTATATATGTTTGAAGTGATATTATTCACTTACGCTCGGATACTCTATATCAGGATGGGTATCGGGAAGGAGAAGAATCAACCGAATATATTTATTGTGGCTTTTTTCCACCAATACCATCGGAATTGAGCTTATTTTCGTTGTATACTACTTGGACTGCCAGCAACAATTCGCTCGCAACATACACCTGGTATAACCATCAGACTGGATACTATCATACCCAACTGATATTTACTGACCTTCGCCCGAGGGTGATTACGGACATACTTATGTAAATAGTGGCCGCTCTCGGAACCCTTTTTGCCGGGTACGCCTATCGCTGTAGCAATGGCTGACCGTAAGACGGAGCGGGACGAGACGTGTTGCAAGCTCGGACGGGTCGCCGAGAAGTACGAGCTCACCGGACTCGACGAGGACCTCGTCGCCTCCTGGACCGGCGAGGGCGACGAACAGTACAGTACGCGAGAACTCGCGACGATCGTCAACCAGCGCGTCCTCGAGGCGGCCTTCGAGACGGCCGGCGTCTCGTACAAGGACGGCGAGATCGAGAACACCTACCGGCTGCTCAGCGACGACGACGTTACGAGCGGGACGCGAGTCCAGACGCGCAACGAACTCGAGCGCGACGGCATCCCCGTCGAGGACGTCGAGTCGGACTTCGTCTCCCACCAGACCGTCTACAACCACCTCACCAAGTGTCTCGAGGCCGAACTTGCGACCCCGAGCGCCGAGGAGCGTCTCGAGCGTGCCGAGGAGAAGCTGGGCGCGCTCCAGAACCGGACCGAAGCGGTAACGGGCGATACGATCGCACAGCTTCGTCGCAACGACGCCCTCGAGATCGGTGCGTACGACGTCCTCGTTTCCGTGACGGTGACCTGCGAGGAGTGCCAACAGCAGTATACGGTGCGCGAACTTCTCGAGGAACGTACCTGCGGCTGTTCGGGCTGACGAAGGAACCGACAGCTGGGAGGTGAATGGACAATACCTATCTGTCCGGCCGCGCTATCCGGCTGTATGAAGACGAGCCAGAACGTATCGGAGCGGGAGACCCCGGACCGGGCGACGCTTTCGGTGAGCAACATCGGCGGGATCGAGGAGACGACCGTCTCGTTCCAGCAGGGAATCACCGTCCTCTCCGGCCGAAACGCGACCAACAGAACGTCACTACTCCAGGGGATCATGGCTGCGCTCGGCAGCGACCGGGCAAGTCTCAAGGCCGACGCGACAGAAGGCGAAGCCGTCCTCGAGTTCGGTGACGAGCGCTACCGTCAAACTCTCCACCGTCGAAACGGAACCGTCGTCACCGACGGCGACCCCTACCTCGAGGACCCGGAGATCGCGGATCTGTTCGCGTTCCTGCTCGAGTCCAACGAGGCTCGCCGAGCCGTTGCCCGCGGCGACGAGCTTCGTGATCTCATTATGCGACCCGTCGACACCGAGGCGATCAAGGCGGAGATCCAGCAGCTCGAGCAGCGAAAGCAACGCATCGACGACGAGCTCGCCGAGCTCGACGAACTCGAGAACCGATTGCCCGATCTCGAGGCGAAACGGAAGCGAGTCAGCGACGAGATCGACTCGCTTCGCGAGGAGCTCGAGGACGCCGAGGAACGGCTCGAGGAAACGAACGTCGACGTCGAGACGCGCCGCGAGGAGCGCTCCGAACTCGAGACGAAACTCGACGAACTGCGCGAGACGCGGTCGGAGCTCGAGCGCACCCGGGACCGGATCGACACCGAGCGCGAGAGTATCGAGGCCCTCGAGGACGAACGTGAGGAGGTCGAGGCCCAGCTCGAGGAGCTCTCGACGGGTGAGGACGTTGATCTCGGCCGCCTGGAGGCCGAGATCGACTCCCTGCAGGCCCAGAAGGACGACCTCAACGAGGAGATCTCGCAGCTCCAGCGGACGATCCAGTTTAACGAGCGGCTGCTCGAGGAGGCCGGGGAGTTCCTCGGGACCGACGACCACCGGACCGACGGTGACATCACCGATCAGCTGCTGGCCGACGACGATTCGGAGACGGTCACCTGCTGGACCTGTGGCTCGTCGGTCGCCACCGATCAGATCGAGACCACGCTCGACCAGCTCCGGTCGGTCCACCAGGACCGACTCGAGGAGCGGTCGTCGATCGACGACGAACTCGACGAGAAGCGGGCGACCCGCACGGAAATCGAGGAGAACCGGACCGAGTACGAGCAGGCGAACCGCCGTCTCGACTCGATCGACGACGAGATCGAGCGCCGACGGGACCGCATCGAGGAGCTCACCGACGAGCGCGAGTCGCTGACCGAGGAGGTCGACGACCTCGAAACCGAGATCGACGACCTCGAGAGCGACGGCTCCGAGGACATCCTCGAACAGCACCGCGAGGTCAACCAGCTCGAGTTCGAGCTCGAGCGCAAGGAACGCAAGCGCGACGAGATCGAGGATGAGATCGCCGAGATTGAGGAGCGGCTCGATGAGCGCGACGGGCTCGAGAGCCGCCGCGAGGAGACGACCGAGGAGCTAACCGACCTGCGGACCCGGATCGACCGCATCGAGGAAGACGCCGTCGAGGCGTTCAACGAACACATGGAGAACCTCCTCGAGACGCTCGGCTACGGGAATCTCGACCGGATCTGGATCGACCGTACGACCCGGGAGATTCGAGAAGGACGCCGAAAGGTCACCCAGTCATCGTTCGACCTGAAGATCGTCCGCAGCACCGACGACGGTGCGGCCTACGAGGACGCGATCGAACACTTAAGCGAGAGCGAACGTGAGGTGACGGGGCTGGTCTTCGCGCTGGCGGGCTATCTCGTCCACGACGTCTACGAGACGGTGCCGTTCATGCTGCTTGACTCCCTCGAGGCGATCGACGCCGAGCGGATCACGGCGCTGGTCGAGTACTTCGAGTCGTACGCTCCCTACCTCGTCGTCGCCCTGCTCGACGAGGACGCCGAACAGCTCGCACAGAGCCACGACGTCGTTTCCGAGATCTAGCCTCGGCCGTCGTCGGAAACGGGGACGACGTCCCCGCGGATCGTCACTGCTGTGTGAACGCCTGCAAGCCCGTCAGCTCCTCGCCGAGGACGAGCGTGTGGATGTCGTGGGTCCCCTCGTAGGTGTAGACGGTTTCCATATTTGCCATGTGGCGCATCGGCGAGTAGTCGGTCGTGATCCCGTTCCCGCCCAGTATCTCGCGGGCGACCTTCGACTGTTCGCGGGCCGTCCGGACGTTGTTGCGCTTTGCCATCGAGACGTGCTGGGGGCGCATCTCGCCGCGTTCCTTGAGGTCGGCCAGGCGGTAGGCCAGCAGCTGGGCCAGGGTGATCTGGGTGGCCATCTCGGCGAGCTTCTCCTGCTGGAGCTGGAACCGTCCGATCGGGCCGCCGAACTGCTCGCGCTCGGTGGCGTAGGCACGGGCCTCCTCGAAACAGTCGCGGGCGGCCCCGACCGCGCCCCAGGCGATCCCGTACCGGGCCTGCGTGAGACAGGAGAGTGGCCCTTTCATCCCCGAGACGCCGGGCAGGACGTTCTCCTCGGGGACGTGTACGTCGTTCAGTCCGATCTCGCCGGTAATCGAGGCCCGCAGGGAGAGCTTCTCGGTGATTTTGTTCGTCGAAACGCCGTCCCGATCGGTCTCGACCAGGAACCCACGGACCGGGGCGTCCTCGCTCGAGCGATCGCGCGCCCAGACGACGGCGACGTCGGCGATCGGCGAGTTCGTGATCCAGGTCTTCGAGCCGTTCAGGACGTAGCCGTCGCCGTCTCGCTCCGCGTGTGTCTCCATCGCGGAGGGGTTCGATCCGTGCTCCGGTTCGGTCAGGCCGAAACAGCCCACGGCCTCGCCCTCCCCCAGCGCGGGCAGCCACTCCTCCTTCTGGGCCTCGCTCCCGTAGGCGCGGATCGGGTACATCACGAGCGCCCCCTGGACCGAGGCCATCGAGCGCAGTCCCGAGTCGCCCGCCTCGAGCTCCTGCATGAGGAGTCCGTACGCCGTCTCGGAGACGTTCGGCGAGCCGTACCCCTCGAGGTTCGGCGCGTAGAAGCCGAGCTCTCCCATCTTCGGGATCAGCTCCGTCGGGAAGGTTCCGTCCTCGAAGTGGTCGCCGATGTCGGGTTTGACGTGTTCCGCGACGAACTCCCGGGCCGTATCCCGGATCATTCGTTCCTCCTGATCGAGATCGGCCTCGAGCTGCACGAAATCCAGCATATCCGTTACTACGCGAACACCGCATTAGGTATTGCGGTACGCATGCTATCCCATACCAGGACAAGGATGGTAATTGCCCACTGGAATTACATCGGTCAAAATAACACTCCAGAACCGTACGATGGTTACTATAGGCGAAGATATTTTGTACGAGGATTGCGAGAACAGGGTATGGCATTCGCCCTGTCCGACGAGCACCGTGCGATTCGGGACGCCGTCCGTGAGTTCGGCGCAAACGAGATCGAACCGGTCGCCGAGGAGTACGACCGAAACGGCACCTACCCCGAGGAGATCCGCCGCGAGGCCGCGGCGTACGACTTCGTTGCACCGGGGATCCCCACCGAGTACGACGGCGCCGGGATGGACAAGCTCGCGTCGACGATCGTCACCGAGGAGCTGTGGCGAGCCGATCCCGGTATCGGCTCGGCGGTCGGCTCCGCCGGGTTCGGGACTGACATGATCCTCGAGTTCGGCGACGAGTGGATGAAAGCGGAGTGGCTCCCGAAGATCGCCAGCGGCGAGACCGCGTCCTGTTCGATGATCTCCGAACCCGCACACGGGTCGGACGTCGCCGGGATCGAGACGGTTGCCGAGAAGGATGGCACTGAGTACGTGCTCAACGGGAACAAGATGTGGATCACCAACGGCACCGTCGCCGACGTCGGCGTTCTGATGGCCAAGACCAGTCCCGGCGAGAGCCACCGCGGCATCACCGCCTTCCTCGTCGAGATGGACGCCGACGGGATCCGAACGGAGAAGATCGACAACAAGCTCGGGATCCGGGCGTCGGACCTTGCAGAAGTCGTCGTCGACGACGTCCGCGTCCCCGAGGACAACGTCATCGGCGAGGTCGATCAGGGGTTCTACCAGCTGATGGAGTTTTTCGCCTCCGGGCGCACCAGCGTCGCCGCCCAGGCCGTCGGCGCCGCCCAGGGCGCGCTGGACGCGGCGCTCGACTACGCCTCCGAGCGCGAACAGTTCGGACAGCGGATCGGCGAGTTCCAGGCGATCCGGCACAAGCTCGCGGAGATGGCGACGAACGTCGAGGCCGCCCGGTCGCTGACCTATCGCGCCGCGACGCAGGTCGAGGACGGCAACCAGGAGATCGCCGCCAGGTTCTCGAGCATGGCGAAGCTGTTCGCCTCCGAGCACGCCGTCGACGTCGCCGACGAGGCCGTCCAGGTCCACGGCGGTGCCGGCTACGTCACCGACTACCCCGCAGAGCGGTACTACCGCGACGCCCGCATCACGAAGATCTACGAGGGAACCAGCGAGATCCAGAAGAACGTCATCGCCGACCGCCTGCTGTAGGCGTCCTCGCCGCGAGGACTCGATCTGAATGGGTTCGGAACGTCCTCGACGGCGATCGTGATTCGTTTCCAGTGGTTCGAGGTAGAATCCCGATACTATATCATCGGTTGAAAGACAGCTAATACAAACGTTACTTCTCTTCACCTATACTGTATAAGATACTTCTTCTCCGCGTGAACCAGCGGAAATCAGAGCTTCGATATTCGGTTCTTCACATCCTGACAATCGAGTCAACTACTCGGAACGGCGCTCGATTCGTCGACCGGAGATCAGCTAACACCTCTATTTCTTTTCACATACTTTATCAGGTAATTCAACACTACTAAGTGGTATCGGGGAGTCGAGAGTTCCGATCGAACTGCGGGCTCGCGCTCGACCGAACTCTCGACGTCCTCGCGGGGGGTGTCGTCGCCGAGGACGTCCCGGCTGATCCGTCGCGATCCCGTTCCAGGGTCCCGCGGGCGAAACACCGTCCTCTAGCCCAGCAACTATATGTGGGGTCCACTCATGGACGGATGATGGCCGTTCGATCCTCCCTCGAGCGCGGCGGTGACCGCCCCCGTACGGTTCTGGGCGGTCGGTCGGGTATCGCGACAGGAACGCCCAGTGCGGACGAGCCCCGGATCGCGCTATGACGACGACGCCACCCTCCCGGCCGGATCCGGCCGACGATCCGAGAGCCGACTACGACTACCGGAGCGACGACGTCGATCGGCCGGCGCTGGTCGAGGATATCGGTCGGCTGATCGAGGGCGACGTCCGTGCGGACTCCTACTCCCGGGAGCTGTACGCGACCGACGCGAGCATCTACGAGGTCACGCCCGTCGCAGTCGTCTTCCCGCACTCGACCGCGGACGTCGCGGCTACCGTCGAGTACTGCGCCGAGCGGGGGATCCCGGTGTTACCCCGCGGCGGCGGAACGAGCCTCGCGGGCCAGACGGTCAACGAGGCCGTCGTCCTGGATTTCACGCTGTCCATGGACGGCGTCGTCGACGTCGACCCCGACGCCCGCCGGGCGACCGCCCAGCCCGGGATCTACCTCGAGACGCTCAACGAGACCCTCGAGCCCCACGACCTGAAGTTCGCGCCCGACCCCGCCTGGGGCGACAAGAGCGCCCTCGGGGGCGCGATCGGGAACAACTCCACGGGTGCTCACTCCCTGCAGTACGGCAAAACGGACGCCTACGTCGAGTCCTGTGAGGTCGTCCTTGCCGACGGCACCCGCACGCGGTTCGGCGAGGTCGCCCTCGAGGACCTGCCCGAGCTGGCGGCCGGCGACGACCTCGAGGCGGCGATCTACGCCGAGGTCGCGCGGATCCTCGAGGAGCGGGGCGAGCTGATCGAGGACACGTACCCCGACCTCAAGCGCAACGTCTCCGGCTACAACCTGGACTGGTTACTCGAGGACGCCCGCGGCGCCGAGCGCGGTATCGGCGAACCCGACGCCGAGGGCGGGACGGTGAACCTCGCGAAGCTGCTCTGTGGCAGCGAGGGGACCCTCGCGATCGTCACCGAGGCGACCGTCTCACTCGAGCCGATCCCCGCCGAGAAGAGCATGGCCCTGCTCGCCTACGACAGCGTCCTCGACGCGATGGACGACGTGGCGGCGATCGTTGACCACGACGCGGCCGCGGTCGAGGTCATCGACGACGTGCTGATCGACCTCGCGCGGGGTACCGCCGAGTTCGCCCCCGTCACCGAGATGTTGCCGGAGGGAACCGGCGCCGTCCTCATCGTCGAGTTCTACGCCGAGGACGCGGCCGACGGCGAACGCCGGGTCGCGAACCTGCTGGCCGACCGCTGTCCGTCGGTCGATCCCGTCGGCGAGGTCGATCCGCCCGAGGAGCGGGTTGTCACCGACGAGGCGGTCCACGCGTTCGACGCGATCGAGGCCCACGACGCCGAGAGCCGGAGCCAGATCTGGAAGCTGCGCAAGTCCGGACTCCCGAT
This genomic window from Natronococcus occultus SP4 contains:
- a CDS encoding acyl-CoA dehydrogenase family protein; the encoded protein is MLDFVQLEADLDQEERMIRDTAREFVAEHVKPDIGDHFEDGTFPTELIPKMGELGFYAPNLEGYGSPNVSETAYGLLMQELEAGDSGLRSMASVQGALVMYPIRAYGSEAQKEEWLPALGEGEAVGCFGLTEPEHGSNPSAMETHAERDGDGYVLNGSKTWITNSPIADVAVVWARDRSSEDAPVRGFLVETDRDGVSTNKITEKLSLRASITGEIGLNDVHVPEENVLPGVSGMKGPLSCLTQARYGIAWGAVGAARDCFEEARAYATEREQFGGPIGRFQLQQEKLAEMATQITLAQLLAYRLADLKERGEMRPQHVSMAKRNNVRTAREQSKVAREILGGNGITTDYSPMRHMANMETVYTYEGTHDIHTLVLGEELTGLQAFTQQ
- a CDS encoding peptide-methionine (S)-S-oxide reductase MsrA; translated protein: MEPTESTTDEPALLEDAPLEIPAEREAATFGVGCFWGPDARFGALEGVARTRVGYAGGTEPDPTYYSLGDHTEVVRIAYDPDVVTYEELLETFWASHDWHSAAPKRQYRSVVLAHDDEQYELACRGWDAVADRTGRTPATDVERLGAFYSAEPSHQKYELRSRPVVGDELETLYGEAFVDSTVVARLNGFAAGHGDRSRYDALLAALDLPAPLVAELQRWR
- a CDS encoding archaea-specific SMC-related protein: MKTSQNVSERETPDRATLSVSNIGGIEETTVSFQQGITVLSGRNATNRTSLLQGIMAALGSDRASLKADATEGEAVLEFGDERYRQTLHRRNGTVVTDGDPYLEDPEIADLFAFLLESNEARRAVARGDELRDLIMRPVDTEAIKAEIQQLEQRKQRIDDELAELDELENRLPDLEAKRKRVSDEIDSLREELEDAEERLEETNVDVETRREERSELETKLDELRETRSELERTRDRIDTERESIEALEDEREEVEAQLEELSTGEDVDLGRLEAEIDSLQAQKDDLNEEISQLQRTIQFNERLLEEAGEFLGTDDHRTDGDITDQLLADDDSETVTCWTCGSSVATDQIETTLDQLRSVHQDRLEERSSIDDELDEKRATRTEIEENRTEYEQANRRLDSIDDEIERRRDRIEELTDERESLTEEVDDLETEIDDLESDGSEDILEQHREVNQLEFELERKERKRDEIEDEIAEIEERLDERDGLESRREETTEELTDLRTRIDRIEEDAVEAFNEHMENLLETLGYGNLDRIWIDRTTREIREGRRKVTQSSFDLKIVRSTDDGAAYEDAIEHLSESEREVTGLVFALAGYLVHDVYETVPFMLLDSLEAIDAERITALVEYFESYAPYLVVALLDEDAEQLAQSHDVVSEI
- the rdfA gene encoding rod-determining factor RdfA: MADRKTERDETCCKLGRVAEKYELTGLDEDLVASWTGEGDEQYSTRELATIVNQRVLEAAFETAGVSYKDGEIENTYRLLSDDDVTSGTRVQTRNELERDGIPVEDVESDFVSHQTVYNHLTKCLEAELATPSAEERLERAEEKLGALQNRTEAVTGDTIAQLRRNDALEIGAYDVLVSVTVTCEECQQQYTVRELLEERTCGCSG
- a CDS encoding acyl-CoA dehydrogenase family protein — protein: MAFALSDEHRAIRDAVREFGANEIEPVAEEYDRNGTYPEEIRREAAAYDFVAPGIPTEYDGAGMDKLASTIVTEELWRADPGIGSAVGSAGFGTDMILEFGDEWMKAEWLPKIASGETASCSMISEPAHGSDVAGIETVAEKDGTEYVLNGNKMWITNGTVADVGVLMAKTSPGESHRGITAFLVEMDADGIRTEKIDNKLGIRASDLAEVVVDDVRVPEDNVIGEVDQGFYQLMEFFASGRTSVAAQAVGAAQGALDAALDYASEREQFGQRIGEFQAIRHKLAEMATNVEAARSLTYRAATQVEDGNQEIAARFSSMAKLFASEHAVDVADEAVQVHGGAGYVTDYPAERYYRDARITKIYEGTSEIQKNVIADRLL
- a CDS encoding carboxylate--amine ligase translates to MSDERDAVVVTASRYPHGYTSVRSLGSKGVYTIAAVDDTDLSVTASRYCDESVLVPPPSNLPAYRDALLGLAARPDVRTIIPHRPHDTYILSRDYEAFDRHIDLVVPPMETLRNVHDRKRLAEIATDAGVAIPETQLLSEVEDWSDNRIVKSRYNLLTDAYLEEFELEDSKIAKSVEHIAPGETPDVDALIEKMGHEPIVQEYVEGAGEYVFGALYEHGEALGTFQHRQLRGDSYTGSGGVYRESVHIPELEEAGLAILDELEWHGLACIEYIEDAETGEFSIVEINPRMWQSLACAVKAGADFPAWYWLAATGRSELIEPGYETGVSTHYLYGELEHLVSVAREESPFVERPSLAGRTGEIARSCVEDRSFDVLHRDDPMPIVRQVRNEIEDAVGRRLG
- a CDS encoding polysaccharide deacetylase family protein, whose amino-acid sequence is MGTVDVAIGVDADCVAGWLGSYGGEDSPADLSRGLSAGNEGIPRMLELFEEQDIETSWYVPGHTIETFRDEIEAVAAAGHELGVHGYSHENPTDLSREQEDEILEVSIDLIEDVTGSEPVGHRASWWEFSENTPDLVEKHGFEYDSSLMERQFEPGWMRKGDSWEKIDYDKSPEAWMEPYRYGEETDVVEIPISWYRDDIPPMLFIKQPIYHAGYKDPEMMYEQYYKRQFDYLHNRRGAGVYTFTIHPDLHGLPHMIPLFEEFIQYVKGHENARFVTLETVAEKFRDDPSVYESESNYI
- a CDS encoding DUF502 domain-containing protein, giving the protein MERTDPSSWQRDFGRGLVVIVPILITAFLLYVLYSFVSTFVPTMMLDGAALEPFLPGVGDRAREIVAGLLRIVVVLSIGCALMYLLGYLARTTAGELFEAWLDRAANRVPGLRLVYNASKTTTEVTVGSESVQGPVKLEIWRGIRMTAFKTGQQAADERVLLFLPTAPNISTGFVLEVDPEDVTELEESTESALTRIISAGFGGEEEAETGRHGDGSRSKRRPDP